DNA sequence from the Pedobacter sp. W3I1 genome:
GTAATGATGGCCACATTTGGTTTAATACGCTGGGCAATCATCTCAGCGCCGCGTAAACCGATTTCTTCTTGTACAGAGTTTACAATATATAAGCCGAAAGGAAGTTTTTTCTTGTTTTCTTTTAATAAACGTGCAACTTCGGCAATCATAAAGCCACCAACACGGTTATCTAAGGCACGGCCAACATAATAACGGTCGTTCAAAACCATAAACTCATCTTCGTAGGTAATTACACAGCCTACGTGGATGCCTAATTTTTCTACTTCTTCTTTTGTAGTACAGCCGCAGTCTAAAAAGATATTTTTTAATTCTGGTGCCTGTTCTTTTTCGCCATGGCGGGTGTGAATTGCCGGCCAGCCCAAATACTGCTTTAACCAGGCCCTTCTCGGTATGGATATTTACACGTTTTGAAGGTGCAATCTGATGGTCTGAACCCCCATTGCGGATTACATAAATTAAACCATCTGCAGTGATGTAATTTACATACCACGAAATTTCATCGGCATGCGCTTCTATAACAACTTTAAAAGCAGCTTTAGGGTTAATAACACCTACAGCAGTGCCGTAATTATCGATAAAATGTTCGTCGATATATGGTTTTAAATAATTTAACCAAAGTTTTTGTCCTTCCCATTCGTAACCCGTAGGAGCAGGATTATTGATGTATTCTTCAAGAAACTGCAGCGATTTTTTAGTAACCACAGCAACATGTTTTTTCTTTTCGTCGTCTTTTTTCTTAGCCATAATGTTATTCTATAATTGTTCGTCATCCTGAACTTGATTCAGGATCTAGTTAAAGAGATACTGAACTAATCCAATAGCTATCGGATCAGCATGACGGTTGGTAATTTAAAGTTCTTTTTTCCATTACCACAAAACCGTAACCATCTTTAAAAAAGGTTTTATCTGTTTCGTGGAAGCCAAATTTAAAATAAAATTCCTTAGCATTTACACGTGCGTTGCACCATAGTTTTGTCGCTTTCTGAATTTTACAAAAATCAAGGATATAGGCCATTAGTTGTGAGCCATAACCTGCTTTTTGAGTATCGGGCATAATGGCAAGTTTGCGGAATTGATAAACATCCCCGTCTTGAAATAGAGAAACTACTCCCGTTAATTTATGATCGAGGTATAATCCAAAATGGATGCCATCAAAATCATCAGGCAGTTTTACAATGTCGAATGGCTCGTCAGGATACATGGCTTCGTGCCTGATCCGCCAGGTTAGAGAAGGGAATATTTGCTCAATTTGAACCATACTATAATAAAAAGCTAAAGCCGATTCTTCCATCAACACCATAATAGGTTTCATATTTATTGATGCGTACAGTTGGACCCAATGAAAGTTCAAAATTTGTTTTTTTGCCAATGCTACGCTGAAACCCCCAGTTTGGTGTGATTCCAATTTCCCAATCTATCACATTATATTGACTGATGTTGCCTGATTTAATTAAAGGAGAAAAATAACTGCTTATATCAAGTCCGAAATAGTTAGCCGCATTATTAATTGTCTTTTTTCCTTTTTTTATCCTGTTTTCAAAATTGTAATATTTTCTGATGCCGGCATACAGGTTTGGTGCAAGATCAAAATA
Encoded proteins:
- a CDS encoding GNAT family N-acetyltransferase, yielding MKPIMVLMEESALAFYYSMVQIEQIFPSLTWRIRHEAMYPDEPFDIVKLPDDFDGIHFGLYLDHKLTGVVSLFQDGDVYQFRKLAIMPDTQKAGYGSQLMAYILDFCKIQKATKLWCNARVNAKEFYFKFGFHETDKTFFKDGYGFVVMEKRTLNYQPSC